In Amycolatopsis sp. FBCC-B4732, the genomic stretch CCGGACGAAGTGGCGGCGGACGGCCGGCTTCGCGAACCCGTGACGTTTCTCACCGAACCATCCGGCGCTGTCGTACGTAGCGGACCCGCGGCGGGACGGCGGGCGGACCGCAACCGGTACCAGCGTGCATCCCTGCGGTGAAACGGAAGTCGACCTGGGACGAACGTCACGACTTTCGGTGGTGGACTTTCCAAGAGCAGGCAGCAAGTGTGGACGGGTCACCGTGCCAAGATCACGTTCGCGCCACGGACTTGACGCGCCCTGAGCGGCTGCATACCGTCGTCGCGGGCGAAGCAGACCACGGTGATGTTGATCCGGCTGGTCGGAATCCGGGTGTTGACCGCCTCGGGCGACCCGAAACCATGTACTGCCGGAAGGAAAACGGACCCAGGTGAAGCAGATTTCTCTTCGACGCAACCGGGGATCCTCGATTCGGAAGCGCGTGCTCACGATCGCGCTCATCCCCAGTGTGGCCTTGTTGCTGGTCGGCGTGGCCCTCGCGGGCTACCTCATCTACGACGCGGTGACCGCACGCGACTACACCACGCGCATCCGGAATTCGGAAGCTCCGGCGATCCCGTTCTTCGCCGCGCTCCAGCAGGAGCGCCAGGCGACGCTGAGCCTCCTCGCCGGCCAGGGCAACCAGCGGGCCGTGCTCGCGGCCGTCCGCCCGAAGGTCGACTCGACCGCCGCGAAGGAGATCGAGAACCTCCGGGACAACTTCGCGGACTACGACGACACCCCGCCGAGCGTCCAGAAGAACATCGCCACGTTCTTCGGGGTCTTCCAGCAGCTGCCGCAGACGCGTCAGGCGGTCGACAGCGGCCAGATCCAGATCAGCCAGGCGTTCGCCTTCTACAACAGGATGCTCGACCAGTTCACCGACGGCGTCGCCGGGCTGGCGCAGAAGGCCCGCGGCGCGCAGAACGCGTTCGACCGGCTGACCGCCATCCCGCTGTTCACCGCGGCCGACGCGATGCAGCGCAGTGACGCGCTCGCCGCCGCCGGGCTCGCCGCGGGCGGGCTGACGAACGACGACTTCCGCGCCTACGTCGGCCAGGTCGGCGCCTACCACGCCCAGCTCGACGCCTCGGCGCCGAAGATGATCCCCGAGGTCAAGGCCAAGTACGACCAGCTGCTGGCCAGCCAGCCGTGGCAGACCGTGACCCAGGTGGAAACCGCTTTCCTGCGTGGTGACCTGACGAAGCTGCCGGTCGCGCAGGACCAGTGGCGCACCGCCGCCCGCCAGGTCGGCGACGCGCTGATGGGCATCTTCGTCGCGCAGAGCTCGAACGCGAGCCAGGCCGCCATCGAGGACGCCGACTCGACGTTCACCGAGTCGCTGATCGCCGGTGTGATCGCCGTCCTGTTCGCGGTCTTCGTGGTCTTCGTCGCCGTCCGGCTGTCGAACCGGCTCATCGGCCGGCTGCACCGGCTGCGCGAGGACACCCTCGACGCGGCGGAGGTCCGGCTGCCCGAGCTGGTCGCCCGGGTCCAGGCGGGCGAGCCCGTCGACCTGGAAGAGGGCGGGCACTTCCTCGACCACGGCACCGACGAGATCGGCCAGGTCGCCGACGCGTTCAACAAGGCGCAGCAGACCGCCATCGCGGCCGCCATCGACGAGGCGAAGATCAAGGAGGGCACCAAGGCGGTGTTCCTCAACATCGCCCACCGCAGCCAGGTCATCGTGCACCGCCAGCTCAAGGTGCTCGACCAGGCCGAGCGCAAGCAGGAGGACCCGGAGCAGCTGGACACCCTGTTCCAGCTGGACCACCTCTCCACCCGCGCCCGCCGCAACGCCGAGAACCTGATCATCCTCGGCGGCGGGCAGCCGGGCCGGCAGTGGCGCAACCCGGTCGGGCTGGCCGAGCTGGTCCGCGGCGCGTCCGCCGAGACCGAGGACTTCGCGCGGGTCAAGACGGCGGCGCTGCCGCAGATCGCCATCCGCGGCCCGGTCGTCGGCGACCTCGTGCACCTGCTCGCCGAGCTGATCGACAACGCGACGTCGTTCTCGCCGCCGCAGTCGCGGGTCGAGATCCGCGGCAACGTGGTCGGCAAGGGCGTCGTGATCGAGGTCGAGGACCAGGGCCTCGGGCTCGAGCCGGACCAGACCGAAGAGATCAACACGATGCTGGCCAGCCCGCCGGACTTCGGCATCATGGCGCTGTCCGACGAGCCGCGCCTCGGCCTGTTCGTGGTCGCGCGGCTGGCCGCCCGCCACGGCATCCAGGTGCACCTGCGCGAGTCCGCTTACGGCGGCACCCGGGCCATCGTCCTGGTGCGCACCGACCTGCTGGCCCCGCTCGCCGAGTCCGAGCCGGAGCAGCCGATCACCCCGCCGAAGCCGGAGCTCGTCCCGAACCCGGTCGAGCCGGAGCAGGGCAACGACGAGGTCGCGCCGCTCAAGCGCCCGCAGCGCCGCCCGGCCCGGCACCGCACCGAACCGCCCATGCCGACCCAGCCGGCGCCGGTCTCGCCGCCGCCGTCCGCGCCGACCCCGGTGGCGGCGCCGCCCGCGCCGCCGTCCGCGCCGACGCCGGTCCCGGTCGCTTCCGTCCCGGAGCCGGTGAGCCAGCCGACCCAGGCGCAGCCGGTGGCCCCGCTCCGCCCGCCGTCCCCGCCGAACCGGACCTCGCGCCCGGCCCGCCCGGCCGCGCAGCAGCCGGCGTGGCCGCCGCAGGAACCGCGCCCCGCGGTGCCCGAAGGACGGCCGCAGCAGCCGCGCCGCCCGGAGGCGCCCGGCCGCCCGCCGCTGCCCCAACGGCGACGCCAGCAGAGCCTCGTGCCGCAGTTGCGGGAAGATAAGCCCGCACAGGAACGCGAAGAGGTGCGGCTGGACTCCCCGGAGGCCGCCCGCAGCAGGCTGTCCGCGTTCCAGCAGGGCACCCGCCGGGCCCGTGACGAAGAGTTTCCCGAGAACGACGACACGTACGGAGAGCGCGAGTAATGGTCAACTCAGGCGCCCACGAGCTCGACTGGCTGCTCGACGACCTCGTAAAACGGGTCGCCGGGGCGGACCGGGCGGTGGTCCTGTCCTCGGACGGCCTGCTCATCGGGCGATCGGGAAACCTCTCCGAGGAGGACGCCGAACACCTGTCCGCGGTGGCTTCGGCGTTCCAGAGCCTCGCGCGCGGGACCGGACGGCACTTCGGCGGCGGCAACGTCCGGCAGACGATGGTCGAGATGGACCACGCGTTCCTCTTCGTGACCGCGGCCGGGCGGGGTGCCTGCCTGGCCCTGCTCGCGCGTGAAGACGCGGACATGGGCCTCGTCGCGTACGAGATGAACCTGATGGTGAAGCGCGTCGGCCAGGTGCTCACCTCGGCCCCGCGGACCGGTGCCGGCGTCCTGCCCACGTCGCCATGAGCGGACGGCACGAAGCCTGGTTCGACGACGAGGCCGGCCCCCTGGTCCGGTCGTACGCGGTCACGGGCGGCCGCACGCGGTCGGACACGCTCGGGCTCGACCTCATCACGCTCGTCGTCGCCCTGCGTACCGCGCACGAAGCGGGCATGCTCGAACCGGAGTACGCGCGGATCATCGCCCTGTGCCAGCGGCCGGTCTCGGTGGCCGAGGTGGCCGCCCGGGTCGACCTCCCGCTGCCCGTGGTCAAGGTGATGCTCAGCGACCTCATCGAGCAGAACCTGGTGCTGTTCCGTACCGCGGCACCGGCTCAGGAATCCCCCAACCGACACGTATTGCAGGCGGTCCTTGATGGCATCCGGAAACTCTGACCCCCGGCGGAACCTGACCGCGACCGCGGTCAAGGTACTCATCGCCGGCGGGTTCGGGGTCGGCAAGACCACGATGGTCGGCTCGGTGAGCGAAGTGCCGCCACTGCGGACCGAGGAGGTCATCACCACCGCCTCCGAAGGCGTCGACGACCTGTCGGGCGTCGAGCAGAAGACCACGACGACGGTCGCGCTCGACTTCGGCCGCATCACGATCAACCCGGACCTGATCCTGTACCTGTTCGGTACGCCGGGGCAGGACCGGTTCTGGTTCATGTGGGACGAGCTGGCCGAGGGCGCGCTCGGCGCCGTCGTCCTGGCCGACACCCGCAGGCTGGACAGCTGCTTCGCGGCCGTGGACTTCTTCGAGCGCCGCAACCTGCCGTTCGTCGTCGGCGTGAACTGCTTCGACGGCGCGTACCGCTACGGCACCGAGGAGGTCCGGCAGGCGCTCGACGTCGGCATGGACGTCCCGCTGCTGCTGTGCGACGCCCGGGACCGGGAGTCGACCAAGCAGGTGCTGACCAGCCTGATGGAACACGTGATGGCGCGGTCCGATCTGGCAGCCGCCCAGGGTGGCTACTGACCGGACCGCGCTCTCGCGGCGTCAGCGACGGCGCTTGACGAGCGTGTCCACGGCGAAGCGGCCCGGGCCGATCGCGGCGAACAGCAGGAAGACCCATGCGTAGACCGCGGCCGGCTCGCCCATGTTCTGCAGCGGCAGCAGGCCCATCGGGGCGTGCACGGTGAAGTAGGCGTAGGCCATCACGCCGGAGAGCAGGATCGCAGCGGGCCTGCTGGCGAGCCCGACGAGGAGCAGCAGCGCGCCGGCGAGCTCGAAGACGCTGCCCCACCAGCCGGGGAACGAGCCGAACGGGACGCCGCCGCCCTGGCCGTCGACGCCACCGAAGAAGCCGAATCCCTGCAAGCCGTGGAAGCCGAACAGGAACGAGATCACGATCCGGCTCGCGCCGATGACGATGCCGGTGACCTGCGTCTTCGGGGTGGCGGTGGACTGGGTCTCGCGGGCGATGGTGGTGGTCATTTCGGGGTTCCTTCCCTGGGTTGCTTCCGTGCCTTCTGCCTACGCGTCGAGCGGGTCACCACCGGATCGACAACCCCGGCGGATTTTTTTTCCGGGGGTTTCGGCAGACTGGGCCGATGGCGGGCAAACGCAGTGCCGGGCTCCTGCTCCACCGCGGGCGGGGCGAGGCCGTCGAAGTGCTCCTCGGGCACATGGGCGGGCCGTTCTGGGCGAAGAAGGACGCGGCGGCGTGGTCGCTGCCGAAGGGCGAGCTGGAGCCGGACGAAGAGCCGGAGGCCGCGGCGCGGCGTGAGTTCGCCGAAGAGCTGGGCCTCCCGGCCCCGGACGGCGAGTACGTCCCGCTGGGCGAGGTGAAGCAGTCGGGCGGCAAGGTCGTCACGGCGTGGGCGGTGGCCGGCGACCTCGACCCGGCGCTGGTGGTGCCGGGGACGTTCACCATGGAGTGGCCGCCGCGCTCGGGTCGTCAGCAGGAGTTCCCCGAGGTGGACCGGGTCGAGTGGTTCTCGCTGGCGGCGGCGCGCGAGAAGCTGCTGAAGGGCCAGCTGCCGTTCCTGGACCGGCTGCTGGAGCTAGTGCGCGAGTAGGGCGTCCAGCGGTTTGGCGGTGAAGGACGGCAGCACGACGTCGGCCTGCCCGAAGTCGAGGCTCTCGGTGATGGCGTTCGGCACGGCGACGCAGGTCAGCCCGGCGGCCTTGGCGGCGGTGACGCCGTGCGGGGTGTCCTCGAAGGCGATGGTCTGCGCCGCGGTCGTTCCGAGGGCGTCCAGCGCGGCGAGGTAGAGGTCGGGATCGGGCTTGGCCTTGTGCCGGTCCCCGGTGAGGACGGCGTCGAAGTGGTGGGCGATGCCGAGCCGGTCGAGGTGCGGGTTGACCCAGCCCCCGGACGAGCTGGAGGCGACGGCGAGCTTGAGGCCCCTTTCGTGCGCGGCCGCGAGGTAGGTCTCGACGCCTTCGCGGGCGCCGAGGGTCTCGAGGAGCTCGTAGACCCGGGCCTTGGTCCGGGGGCGCAGCGCGTCGACGTCGATGCCGGGCACGTGCTCGGCGAGCAGCGCGAACATGGCGGGCGTGGTGTGCTGGGTCCCGATGACGGCGTACCAGGCTTCCAGGGGGAGCTCGGTGCCGTGCTCGAGGAAGACCTCCTGCCACGCCTGGAGAACGGCGGACTCGGTGTCGGCGAGCGTGCCGTCGAAGTCGAAGACCAGGGCGCGGGTGGGCACGGGTGAACCCTGCCCGGTCGGTGATCGTTCAGGCAAGGGGGTTGTGACGAGCCTCGAAGGCCCGCATCGCCTGTTCGCCGCGGAGGGCGAAGACGACCTCCTCGATCCCGCCGGGGTCGGCCTGGCTGACGGTGGCGAGCGCGATCTCGGCGGCCGAGTCGAGGGGCCAGCGGTAGCTGCCCGTGGAGATGGCCGGGAAGGCGACGGTCCTGGCGCCCAGCTCCTTCGCGACTTCCAGGGCGTTGCGGTGGCAGTCGGCGAGCAGCCCGGACCGGTCTTCGGTGGCCGACCAGACGGGACCGACGGTGTGCACGACCCACTCGGCCGGCAGGTTCCCCGCGGTGGTGGCGACGGCTTGGCCGGTCTTGAGCCCTTTCCCGTAGTGCCCGGCCCGCAGCTCCCGGCACGCGGCGAGGATCTCGGGGCCGCCCTTGCGGTGGATGGCCCCGTCGACCCCGCCCCCGCCGAGCAGCGAGGAGTTGGCGGCGTTGACGACGACGTCCACCTCGAGGGTGGTGATGTCGGCGTCCAGGATCCGGATGCGCATGGGGTGGATCCTCCCGGACAGAATGGGTTCGTGCTGCTGAATTCCATCGCCGAGCTGGCCACTGAGGAGTACCCCGGCGAGTTGCCCTTCGGCGCGGAGTCGCGGCAGAACACGTGGCCCCTCGGCGGCCCTCGGCCGGCGGTCCGGTGCGCCGTCGGACCTTCTGAGTGTGGCACGACCAGCAGATCGGGGCGCTCACGTTGTCGCTCTCGTCGCTCGGCCCCGGCGAGTTGCCCTTCGGCGCGGAGTACGTGCCGACTCGTGAACTGACGCCGATCGGCGAGGAGGTCCTCGCCGATCCGAGTTCCGGCTTCGTGGCGTGGAGCGCGATCACTGCCTAGCCCAGGAAGAACTTCGTCAGCACCGGGGCCAGTGCCGTCGCCTTCACGATGTGCGTCTGGCCCGGCAGGGTCGCGTACTCCGCCGACGGCAGCACCTTCGCCAGCGACGACACCCCGTGCCGCATCCACTCGGGGCTGCGGTCGCCGTCGATCGCCAGCGTCGGGGTCGTCACCTCCGGCCACGACGGCGTCAGGGGCTCGCCCGACTGGCGGTCGCCCACCACTGCCGTGTCGTACGGGATCGTGTGGGCCACCTTCTTCAGCTTCGGCCAGAACGGCATCACGCGCATCATCGCCACCGTCGCGCGGCCCAGGCCGACGCCCTCGGTCATGAACAGCTTGACCGCCTTGCCGCGCTTGCCTTCGGCGAGAGCCGCGTCGAGGCGGGCCGGGTAGTCGGCCGGGACGCGGGGGCGGGTGGCGTCCACCACGAACGGGGGTTCGTACAGCGCCAGCTTCGGGACCGGCAGGGTGCGAGCCGCTTCGAGGGCCAGTGCCGCGCCCGACGAGATGCCGAACAGGAACGCTTCGCCGCCCGCTTCCTTCAGCAGGGCCTCGATGTCCTCGACCTCGCGCTCGATCGCGTACGGGCCCGTGTCGGTGCTCTCGCCCCGGCCGCGGCGGTCGTACGTGTACACCGCGAAGCGCCCGGAGAGCTCCTTCGCCAGCGCGTCGTTCGGGGACGAGCCGCGGTAGCACATCGCGCCGTCGACCAGCACGAGCGCGGGGCCGGTGCCCGAGCGCGTGTACGCGATCTTGGTGCCGTCGGCGGAAATCGTCGTGGTCATCGGGACTCTCCTCGCGGCATCAGGTGGGCGGACGTCGTGGCGAGCCAGGCCCAGGCGAGCACCACGGCCGCCCAGAAACCGAGGGTGACGGCCGGGCTCGCCGAGCCGGACGCTACGCCGCCGAAGCCTACGAGGAACAGCAGGCCGGTGATCCGCGAGTACCACGCCCGGGCCGTCGGCAGGTGCGCGCCGATCGCGAAGCACGCGGCGACCAGCGCGGCGAAACCGACGCCGCCGCAGGCGAAGTGCAGGGCGCCGTGCCAGCTCACCGACGACGGCGGGCCGGCCGGCGTGCCCAGCGGGAAGCCGTCCTGCGGGTCGGCGCGGAAGACGCCGGCGCAGATCAGGCTGACGCCGTACACCGCCAGCAGTCTCGGCCCCCACCTCCCGGGCAGGACGCGCCGGAGGCCCGCCGCGGCCGCGAGCGTCAGGAGGCCGGTGACGAGGAAGTTCGCGACCTGAACGAAGCCGAGCGAGCCGTTGGCCAGGATGCTCGCCGGGTGCCGCGTGAAGTCGAAGCCGGCGCGGGTCAGGCCCTGGAGCACGGCGGTGCCGACGAAGACCGGTCCGGCGAGGATTCCGCAGGTCAGCAGCGTGCGGGTGGGTGCGGAGACGCGGGTGGGAAGCGTGGTCGTGGTCATGCGGACAGCCTGGCATCCGATCATTCGAACTGTCAAGACAAAAAAAGTTGTCGGTGACACCGGTTCGGATCGGCTGCGGCCGAGATTCGGCTCAGGCGGAGCGCAGGGTGAGGAGCGTGATCTCGCTGGGCGCGAAGACGCGGAACGGCGGACCCCAGAACCCGGTGCCCCGGCTGTTGTACAGCTGGGTCGGGCCGTGCCGGGTCAGGCCGGACAGCGTCGGCTGGTCGAGGCGCACCAGGAGGTGGAACGGCCAGATCTGCCCGCCGTGGGTGTGGCCCGAGATCTGCAGGTCGACGTCGGCCTCGCGGGCCTCGCGGACCTGCTTCGGCTGGTGTGCGAGCAGCACCACCGGGACGCCTTCGGGGCGGTCGGCCAGCGCCGCGGCCAGGTCGGGGCCGTGGCCCGGGAGGCCCGAAGAGGTGCCGGTCGGATCGTCGATGCCGGCGAACAGGATCCGGTCGCCGCCGCGCTCCAGCAGGGTCGAGCGGTTGTGCAGCGTGTCCCAGCCGAGCCCTTCCATGTGGTCGAGCCACGCCTGGGCTTCGCCGAAGTACTCGTGGTTGCCGGTGATGTAGAAGCGCCCGAGCGCGGCCTCGACGCCGCCGAGCGGGTCGACCTGCTTGCGGCGCTTGGCCACTGCGCCGTCGGCGAGGTCGCCGGCGTGGCAGACGACGTCGGCCTGCAGGGCGTTGACCGCCGCGACGACCTGCTCCGACCACTTCGTGCGGTCGATCGGGCCGAAGTGGGTGTCGGTCAGCACGGCGACGCGCAGGCCGTCGAGCCCCGGCCCGAGGCGCGGGACGACGACGTCCGTCCGCTTCACCGGCGGCACGCGCATGGCGACGCGGTTGCCGTGCACGAGCAGGACGGCGGCCACCAGCACGGTCGAGCCCGCGACGATCCGCGACCGCAGCGGGTCTTCGACGCCGAGCAGCGCGACCCGCAGGACGAGGCTCAGGATGCACCAGCTGAACAGCACCCAGATCACGGCGAGCAGGGAGTCGCCGAGGCGCGCGGACGCGTCGCTCTGGCGCTTGGAGTGCCCGCGGAACATCGCGATCGGCATCGTGACCAGGCCGGCCGCCAGCACGACGGTGCCGGCGATCGTGCCCGCCAGGCCCCATTCCGGCGCCAGCACGAGCGTCCACCACGGCACGCCGTACAGCAGCAGCATGGCCAGGATCGGCACGACGACGAGTTGCCCTCTCATCGAACCAGGTTACAGCCCATCGGGCTGTTAGCGTTTTCGCTACCCTGGGAGGCGGAGGAAGGGGGACGGCCGTGAACACGCTGCTCGAGCTGGCGTTCCCCGCGTTGACCGGCCCGACCGCGCTGGTCGCCTTCGCCTCCCTCGCCGCCGCGAGCCTCCTGGTCGTGCTGCTGGCCGGCAGCACGCACCGCAGCGAAGTTGCGCTGTGGTCGGCGCCGGTGCGCAGCCGCGTCACGGCGTTGCGCCGCCGGGCCCGCCACGCCGAGTCGATCCGCCTCCGCGACCCGGGAAGAGCCGGCCGCAGCAGGCCACGAGCACCCGGGCACCGCAGCACGGCTGCGTGAGCTCGGCACGCAGCCATTCCGCCTGTCCCATTCCTTTTCACTCACGCGGAGTGCTGCCCATGTTCGGCTTTCTCGACGTGCCCGTTTCCGGCGCGTACCACCTGATCCACGCCCTCACCGGCCCGCTTTCGACGGCGCTGGCCATCGTCGTGTTCACCCTCGCCGTGCGGCTCCTGCTGCACCCGCTCGCCCGCTCGGCCGCCCGCGGCGAGCGCGCCCGGGCCACTCTGCTGCCGGAGCTGCGGGCGCTGCGGGAGAAACACGGCGGCGACCGCGACAGGCTGGCCGCGGAGATGACGAAGCTGCGGCAGGAGTCCGGGACGTCGTTGTTCGTCGGCTGCCTGCCGATGCTGCTGCAGCTGCCGTTCTTCACGGTCATGTACCGGCTCTTCACCGCCCCGGCGATCGGCGGCGAGCCCAATTCCCTGCTCGGCGCGACGCTGTTCGGGACGCCGCTGGGCGCGCACGGCCTGGCCGGCAGCCCGCTGGTGTTCGTCATCGCGGCGGGGCTGGCGGTCGTGGCGTGGTGTTCGGTCCGCTGGCAGGACCGCCACCGCTCCGAGACACCGGGCGTCCCGGACGTCCCGGGCGGCAAGCTCCTGCGCCTGCTGCCGTACGGAACGGTGCTCGCAACCCTGGTCCTGCCCCAGGCGGCGGGCCTCTACCTGCTCACGACGACGGCGTGGACCGCGGCCGAGCGCGCGCTGCTACGACGCGGTTCGTGAGCGGCGCCAGTCCCGGACCGCTTCCTCGACGTCCACCAGCGCCACCGTCAGCGGGGGACCCGTGTGGTGGTTGAGGTAGGCCTGCCGGATCCGCTCGTTGAGGTCGGTCACGACCTCCCGCACGCGCGCTTCGGTGCGCTCGGCGGCGAGCGTGGCCGGCAGGTCCTGGACTTCGCGTTTGAGCGCCAGTGCCGGCGGCAGCAACGCCTTCGTGTCGTGGCCGCCCCTGCGGACCTCGCGCAGCACCCAGTCGGTCGCCGCGTCGTTGCCGGTCGGTTTCGGCAGCGGGCGGCCGGTGCCCGGGAGGTCGTCGAACTCGCCGCGGTCGCGGGCTTCGGCGATCTGCCGGTCGACCCACCAGCGGAAAGAGACTTTCGTCGGCTTGCGCCGGGTCATCGCCGCACCCCCCTCGTCCGCCGTCCAGGGTAATCTCCGGGGAAGGAGCGAGGGGACCGCATGACCGTCGAACGCAGTGGCGCCGATGCCGTCGACCGCACGCTCGCGCTGCTCTGGCGCGCCCGCGGTGGCACTTCCGAACCGACCAGGGGCCGCAAGCCGACGTTGACGGTCGAGCGGATCGTCGCCGCCGCGATCGGGGTCGCGGACGCCGACGGGCTGGCCGCCGCGTCGATGCACCGGGTCGCCAAGGAGCTCGGCGCCGGCACGATGACGCTCTACACCTACGTGCCCGGCAAGGCCGAGCTGGTGGACCTGATGGTCGACGACGTGCTCGTCGAGCGCCGGCTGCCGGGCCCGGGCGAACCGCGGTCCGGGGACTGGCGTGAACAGGTGGCGCTCTACGCCGAACGGACCCGGGCGGCCTACCGCGCCCACCCGTGGCTGTGCGAGGTTTCGCGGGTCCGGCCGCCGCTGGGGCCCGGGCAGCTGGCCGGGCAGGAGTACCTGCTGTCCATTGTGGACGCGCTGGGGCTGGCGCCGCGGCAGGCGGTCGCCGCGGCCAACGCGATCGGCACGTACGTCGACGCGAACGCCGCGCTCGGCGCGGAGAACACCAGCCTCGAACGCAGCACCGGCCAGTCGACCGAAGCCTGGTGGCACCAGCGGTCTTCCTTCTGGGAGGACTACTTCGTGGTCGACGCGCACCCGGCGATGAACCGGATCTGGCTCGGCGGCGGCTTCGACCAGAGCGCCGAAGCGCAGGGCGAAAAGGCGTACGAGTTCGGCCTGAACCGCATGCTCGACGGCATCGAGGCGCTGGTCGGCTAGCGCCGGCTGCGCCACCGCAGCCGGCGTCGCTCCTGGCGGGGCACTTCGACCGCCGAGCCGCCGCGCAGCAGGTCGCGGCAGACCGGGTCGAACCGGCCGGGTGCCTCGATCATCGGCGCCGCCAGGACCAGGTGCCCGCACACCGCCCGGAACCGCCCGTCGTGCCGTCCCGTCGCGAACTCGTCTTCGGTGACGGCGTGGGTGTAACCGTCGGTGTCGCAGCGGATGTGCACCAGGAACGGCTCCACCGGGCTCACCCGGCCGGGGTGGTCGAGGTGGTTTCGGTCGGGGTCGCCGGAGCGTCGGCCGGGTTGGTGCTCGAAGGCGTCTCCGGCGGCGGGGTGGTGGTGGCCGTCGTCGACGGCGGCGGCGTGCTGGTGGACGGCGGCGGCGTCGACGGGTCCGTGGTCGGGGTCGTCGGCTTGGTGGTGGTGCTGGTCGGGCTGGTCGGGGACGTCGGCGTGGTGCTGCCCGGCGGCGTCGACGTGCCCGGCAGCGAGCCCGGCGGCTGGGCGGTCACCGGCGGCGCGGGCGGGGCCGGGACCCCGACCGGGGCACCGGCCGCGGCGGCGTCCGGGGCGTCGGGCGCGCCGATCGGCACCTGGCTGTCGGGCAGCTGGGCCACCCCGCCGCGGTAGGCCGACGCCCACGCCATCACCGTGTCCACATAGGACTGCGAGTTGTTGTAGCGGCGCACGGCGATGCGCTGCCCCGCGTCGGTCGAGAGGTCCAGCCCGCCCGAGCACAGGTAGCGCGCGGTGGCCAAGGCCTCGTCGTAGACGTTGTTCGGGTTCGACACGCCGTCGCCGTTGCCGTCGGAGGCGTAGCCGCGCCACGTCGACGGGATGAACTGCGTCGGGCCGACCGCGCGGTCCCACACGGCGTCGCCGTCGTACTTGCCGCCGTCGGTGTCGGGGATCGCGGCGAACGCGCCGGCACCGTTGAGCACCGGGCCGAGGATCGGTTCGAGGGTGTCGCCCTTGGCGTTGACGTACCCGCCGCGGGCGTGGTTCGACTCGATCCGGCCGATGCTCGCGATCAGCGCCCAGTCCAGGTGGCAGTTCGGCTGCTCCTTGGCCAGGATGTCGGCGGCGTTCTGGTACGCCTTGAGCATGCTGCCCGGGATGCCGAGTGGCCCGGAGATGCCCGCGGAGCCGGCGCGCCCGCCGGGCACGACCAGCGGCGTGGGCAGCGGGGGCTGGGGCAGGCTGCCGTCGACGGCGATCGGCGGCATGACGATGGTGGGCTGCTGCAGCGGCGCGGCTTGGTCCGGCAGGGCGTTGCCGGCGTCGGCGACCACGACGGGCGCGGGCAGGCCGGTGGTCAGCGTCGGCAGCACGACGAGCGCGCCGCCCGCGAGCGCGGCCGCGGTGCGGCGTACCGCCCGCGAGCTCTTGCGACGTGGCCGGTGCTTCGGCATGGTCGTCCCCGCTTCCCTCGATCTTCGCTGATCGCCTCACCCGATCGGCCCCACCCACCGGTACTGACCGGTAGGAGCAAGCTATCCGATGGGAGCGAACTTTGGCGAATGGCACAGCGAAATCCGGCCGTCGCGGAGAAGTTCGTCCTGATGGCACAAAACCTTAGTAGGGAATCTGTCACATTCACCAGGACTTAACGGGTCGCCGAGGACAGTTTGCCGAGCAGTGCGCCGGGCACGGTGATCCCGCGCTGTGCCACGTCCGAGGAAAACCGCCGGACGAGCGAATCCGAAGGCGTAGCGGCGAACACCACGACTTCGCGGTGCAGCGCCGGCTTCAGCCGCCGCAGCGCACCGGCGAAGGTCCGGGAGAGCGCGGTCGTCGGGACCAGGGCCAGACCGAGCCCCGCCGCCGCGAGCTGAGCCGCCGTAGCCGCTTGCTTCGTCCGCATCACCACGTCCAGCACGGCCCCGCGGCGCGCCGCTTCCTCGTCGAGCCAGCCGCCGAGTCCGTTGTCGGGGTGGTAGTGCACCACCGGCAGCCCGGCGAGGTCGGTCATCGCGAGCGCCGTTCGCGCGGCGAGCGGGTGGTCCGCGGCCAGCGCCACGACGACCTCCTCGCGCCCGACCACCTCGACCGGCCCGGTCCAGCGGCTCGG encodes the following:
- a CDS encoding lytic transglycosylase domain-containing protein, which gives rise to MPKHRPRRKSSRAVRRTAAALAGGALVVLPTLTTGLPAPVVVADAGNALPDQAAPLQQPTIVMPPIAVDGSLPQPPLPTPLVVPGGRAGSAGISGPLGIPGSMLKAYQNAADILAKEQPNCHLDWALIASIGRIESNHARGGYVNAKGDTLEPILGPVLNGAGAFAAIPDTDGGKYDGDAVWDRAVGPTQFIPSTWRGYASDGNGDGVSNPNNVYDEALATARYLCSGGLDLSTDAGQRIAVRRYNNSQSYVDTVMAWASAYRGGVAQLPDSQVPIGAPDAPDAAAAGAPVGVPAPPAPPVTAQPPGSLPGTSTPPGSTTPTSPTSPTSTTTKPTTPTTDPSTPPPSTSTPPPSTTATTTPPPETPSSTNPADAPATPTETTSTTPAG
- a CDS encoding LysR family transcriptional regulator → MPTLRALECLVAVLDAGSITEAAARLHLSQPALSHQIGALERELGAPVLERLPRGVRPTATGRAVLADARAALAAAERVVRAGRAVAAGGAGTLRIACAESMTAGLLAPVLRAWHRHRPDVLITLTETTSADALVKALESGEADVAAGPRPSRWTGPVEVVGREEVVVALAADHPLAARTALAMTDLAGLPVVHYHPDNGLGGWLDEEAARRGAVLDVVMRTKQAATAAQLAAAGLGLALVPTTALSRTFAGALRRLKPALHREVVVFAATPSDSLVRRFSSDVAQRGITVPGALLGKLSSATR